The following are encoded in a window of Roseimaritima ulvae genomic DNA:
- a CDS encoding c-type cytochrome, with amino-acid sequence MNKTQKTLRRLAVLACLSLVGPLQSTRADEPAAPAFSAKDKMIVETVLRLKSFDIQSSAPAKAAMLRYLRAQPGSEQYFELIQRFKLTELSPELLTLAIENAGETSGVRAAEVLKSIGQLPALQAVLREESAEKAVAAAELLGYVAGDQTVDILRPVVADAELPAAVRAAAVSALGRRTDGQHSLLKLAAEGKLAESLSFAAANALFASSEDAIRSQAAKYFELPATADSQPLPPLAELVKRRGDVEAGATVFAKTGTCSNCHKVRGQGKEVGPDLSEIGSKLSREAMYVSILDPSAAVSHNYETYTLLTVDGDTVTGLLVSETDQAVTLKTAEGISRTVDTDDIEILKKQSQSLMPQDLQRLLTVQQLVDLVEYTMTLKKS; translated from the coding sequence ATGAACAAGACACAAAAGACCCTCCGCCGGCTTGCCGTCCTGGCATGTCTGTCCCTTGTTGGCCCCCTCCAATCAACACGGGCCGACGAACCCGCCGCCCCCGCTTTCAGCGCCAAAGACAAGATGATTGTCGAAACGGTGCTGCGACTAAAGTCGTTTGATATTCAGTCCTCGGCGCCGGCCAAAGCTGCCATGCTGCGGTACCTGCGGGCACAGCCGGGCAGCGAACAGTACTTCGAGTTGATTCAGCGTTTTAAATTGACGGAGTTGAGCCCGGAACTGCTGACGCTGGCCATCGAAAACGCCGGAGAAACCAGCGGCGTCCGCGCGGCCGAAGTGTTGAAGAGCATCGGACAATTGCCCGCCCTGCAGGCTGTGCTGCGTGAAGAGTCGGCAGAGAAAGCCGTCGCGGCGGCGGAGTTGCTGGGCTACGTCGCCGGCGACCAAACGGTGGATATATTGCGGCCGGTGGTCGCCGACGCCGAGTTGCCGGCCGCGGTCCGCGCGGCAGCCGTATCCGCCTTGGGTCGTCGCACCGACGGGCAACACAGCTTGCTGAAACTGGCCGCTGAAGGCAAGCTGGCGGAAAGCTTGAGCTTTGCGGCCGCCAACGCGCTATTTGCTTCCAGCGAGGACGCTATCCGCAGCCAAGCGGCCAAGTATTTTGAATTGCCGGCCACCGCCGACAGCCAACCGCTGCCGCCCCTTGCGGAACTGGTCAAACGCCGCGGCGATGTTGAAGCCGGCGCCACCGTGTTTGCTAAAACGGGTACCTGCAGCAACTGCCACAAAGTCCGTGGCCAAGGGAAAGAGGTCGGCCCAGACCTGTCCGAAATTGGCAGCAAACTCTCTCGAGAAGCGATGTACGTATCGATTCTTGATCCCAGCGCCGCGGTCAGCCATAACTACGAGACCTATACGCTGCTGACCGTCGATGGCGACACAGTGACGGGCCTGCTGGTCAGCGAAACCGATCAAGCGGTGACTTTAAAAACGGCCGAAGGCATCAGCCGCACCGTCGACACCGACGATATTGAGATTCTGAAAAAGCAATCCCAGTCCTTGATGCCGCAGGACCTGCAACGCTTGCTGACCGTGCAGCAACTGGTGGATTTGGTCGAGTACACGATGACGCTGAAGAAATCGTAG
- a CDS encoding phytanoyl-CoA dioxygenase family protein, protein MSDRFFTATEQDRQTFQQTGCLLVRSLFDADEAAVLNDVARRDQQMERAATARADADGGRTVLAVRDDLSDDLFSTIARCRRVAGNAAFLLGEEVYHYHHKLMLKEPRVGGAWEWHQDYGYWYNYGCLAPDMISCYIAIDRATKANGCLQIIPGSHHLGRLDHGKVGGQTGADEERVNAILTRMPLEYAEMQPGDALFFHANVLHRSDQNTSEDPRWSFIVCFNARSNSPYKLIRHNAYQPLDIAKDEAILENFS, encoded by the coding sequence ATGTCCGACCGTTTTTTTACTGCAACCGAACAGGATCGTCAGACGTTCCAGCAAACCGGTTGTCTGCTGGTGCGATCGCTGTTCGATGCGGACGAAGCGGCCGTGCTGAACGACGTGGCGCGTCGCGATCAGCAAATGGAGCGGGCGGCGACGGCGCGGGCCGATGCGGACGGCGGACGCACGGTGCTGGCCGTACGTGATGACCTAAGCGACGACCTGTTCAGCACGATCGCACGCTGTCGACGAGTGGCCGGCAACGCGGCGTTTTTGCTGGGCGAAGAAGTCTATCACTACCATCACAAATTGATGCTCAAAGAACCTCGCGTCGGCGGGGCTTGGGAATGGCATCAGGACTACGGCTATTGGTACAACTACGGCTGCTTGGCGCCGGATATGATCAGTTGCTACATCGCCATCGATCGTGCCACCAAAGCCAACGGCTGTTTGCAAATCATTCCCGGATCGCACCACCTGGGGCGGCTTGATCACGGCAAGGTCGGCGGTCAGACCGGAGCCGATGAAGAACGCGTCAATGCGATTCTCACACGGATGCCCCTGGAATACGCCGAAATGCAACCCGGTGACGCGTTGTTCTTCCATGCCAACGTGTTGCATCGTTCGGATCAAAACACCAGCGAAGATCCCCGTTGGTCCTTCATCGTCTGCTTCAATGCACGCAGCAATTCGCCCTACAAATTGATCCGGCACAACGCCTATCAACCGTTGGATATCGCCAAGGATGAGGCCATCCTGGAAAATTTTTCGTAG
- a CDS encoding sulfatase family protein, producing MICAVATAQAASPEGRQPNILYIMSDDHAAHAISAYGGRLAAVAPTPNIDRLASEGAMFENAFCTNSICSPSRACVLTGQYNHVNGAFDLSGRVPPGKQMLAIEMRRAGYQTAMIGKWHLKDEPADFDHYCVLPGQGKYHDPEFRVRGDKPWGKNLIKFPGKHSTDAITDLTLDWLKDGWDQDKPFFLMHHYKAPHDYFDNAARYETYLADVDIPEPKTLWYRDPRFGSLATRGANDELIPHIGTSIGPRNPRRSYLGDLPSLYPNEFPANFDPDDYSVEQNTRFAYNAYLKKYLRCIKGIDDNLGRLFKHLEDSGQLDNTVIIYTGDQGFMLGEHDYQDKRWMFEESQRMPFLVRFPPTVSAGQRFDTIIENVDYAPTMLEFAGAKVPESVQGRSFKSLLETGQEPQDWKQEAYYRYWMHMIHHDNPGHLGIRTKTHKLIYYYGCNYDGGYQTPAGWELYDLVNDPQETINLYDDPAHAELVAELKTRLAETRKRVGDDGSHYPKCEAIVQEFWDYDEADRAKARDISGRYLQRRQQELEAGQRNVRTHKGP from the coding sequence CTGATCTGCGCAGTCGCGACCGCCCAGGCCGCATCCCCAGAGGGCCGCCAACCCAACATTCTTTACATCATGTCCGATGACCACGCGGCCCATGCGATTTCGGCTTATGGGGGACGGCTGGCAGCGGTGGCCCCGACGCCCAACATCGATCGACTGGCCAGCGAAGGCGCAATGTTCGAAAACGCGTTTTGTACGAATTCGATCTGTTCGCCCTCGCGAGCTTGCGTTCTGACCGGCCAATACAACCACGTCAACGGAGCCTTTGACTTGAGTGGCCGCGTGCCGCCTGGCAAACAAATGTTGGCGATTGAAATGCGACGCGCCGGGTACCAGACGGCGATGATCGGCAAGTGGCACCTGAAAGACGAACCGGCCGATTTTGATCATTACTGCGTGCTGCCCGGCCAAGGCAAGTATCACGATCCGGAATTTCGGGTCCGTGGCGACAAACCCTGGGGCAAGAATTTGATCAAGTTTCCAGGTAAACATTCCACCGATGCGATCACCGACCTGACGCTGGATTGGCTGAAAGATGGTTGGGACCAAGACAAGCCGTTTTTCTTGATGCATCACTACAAGGCCCCGCACGACTATTTCGACAATGCCGCTCGCTACGAAACCTATCTGGCTGACGTCGACATCCCCGAACCCAAAACGCTGTGGTATCGCGACCCACGCTTTGGATCGCTGGCCACCCGCGGTGCCAATGACGAATTGATCCCACATATTGGCACGTCAATTGGTCCACGCAACCCACGACGTTCGTACCTGGGCGATTTGCCCAGTTTGTATCCCAACGAGTTTCCCGCGAATTTTGATCCCGACGACTACAGCGTCGAACAGAATACGCGGTTTGCATACAACGCATATTTGAAAAAGTATCTTCGCTGCATCAAAGGCATTGATGACAACCTGGGCCGCCTATTCAAACATCTGGAAGACAGCGGCCAATTGGATAACACCGTTATTATCTACACCGGCGATCAGGGCTTTATGCTCGGCGAACACGACTACCAAGACAAACGCTGGATGTTTGAAGAATCCCAGCGAATGCCGTTCTTGGTTCGCTTTCCACCCACGGTCTCCGCCGGCCAACGTTTCGATACGATCATCGAAAACGTCGACTACGCGCCCACGATGTTGGAGTTCGCCGGGGCAAAGGTTCCGGAATCGGTGCAAGGACGTTCCTTCAAGTCGTTGTTAGAAACCGGTCAGGAGCCGCAGGACTGGAAGCAGGAAGCTTACTACCGCTACTGGATGCACATGATTCACCACGACAATCCGGGGCATCTGGGAATCCGCACCAAAACGCACAAATTGATCTATTATTACGGCTGCAACTACGACGGCGGATATCAGACGCCGGCCGGTTGGGAGCTGTACGATTTGGTCAACGACCCGCAGGAGACGATCAACCTGTATGACGATCCCGCGCATGCAGAATTGGTCGCGGAGCTGAAAACGCGGTTGGCCGAAACCCGCAAGCGAGTCGGCGACGACGGTTCGCACTATCCGAAATGCGAAGCCATCGTGCAGGAGTTCTGGGACTACGACGAAGCCGACCGTGCCAAAGCCCGTGACATCTCGGGACGCTACCTGCAGCGGCGACAACAGGAACTCGAAGCCGGCCAGCGAAACGTAAGGACGCACAAAGGCCCGTAA